The following are encoded together in the Robertmurraya sp. FSL R5-0851 genome:
- the copZ gene encoding copper chaperone CopZ gives MEKVTLQVEGMSCGHCVKAVEGSVGELAGVSAVKVNLENKSVAVEFDADKVSLDTIKETIDDQGYDVK, from the coding sequence ATGGAAAAAGTTACATTACAAGTAGAAGGTATGTCATGTGGACACTGCGTAAAAGCAGTAGAAGGTAGTGTTGGGGAATTAGCTGGAGTATCAGCTGTAAAGGTTAATCTAGAAAATAAATCTGTTGCTGTAGAGTTTGATGCTGACAAAGTATCATTGGATACAATCAAAGAAACAATTGATGATCAAGGTTATGATGTAAAGTAA
- a CDS encoding metal-sensing transcriptional repressor, with the protein MNQDDSLLYEEEICHSSDRKSHHSDKVKGNLVTRLNRIEGQIRGIKGLIEKDTYCDDVITQISATQSALNSVAKILLEGHLKGCVVDRLQEGDMEVLDEVLVTIQKLMKK; encoded by the coding sequence ATGAATCAAGATGATTCTTTGCTATATGAAGAGGAAATCTGCCATAGCAGTGATCGAAAAAGTCACCATTCAGATAAAGTGAAAGGCAATCTTGTCACACGACTAAATCGCATTGAAGGTCAAATTCGAGGGATCAAGGGATTAATTGAAAAAGACACCTATTGTGATGATGTTATTACACAAATCTCCGCCACTCAATCGGCTTTAAATAGTGTTGCGAAAATATTGCTTGAGGGTCATCTAAAGGGCTGTGTCGTAGATCGACTACAAGAAGGCGACATGGAAGTTTTAGATGAAGTATTGGTTACCATTCAAAAATTAATGAAAAAATAA